The following proteins are co-located in the Micromonospora viridifaciens genome:
- a CDS encoding tetratricopeptide repeat protein gives MPEDDPALSAAEELALARLALAEGDLPHAAGHVAAALVQAPTLPEVHETLARLAAVSGNDLELFPLGHRAFVGAVVARAHLLAAAGRPAEGLDLLAAATGHAPAADWAGVPWVTAPDLPERLDPERIARILMQLCAAVPDPVPRRLRDPLRPYLTLARNAVTVHPDHPLLLGAASALARRVGEAALAVTWAARGVRAEPSKLGEVWLGYAYRSAGRIRAALAALGRAVAHDPDDLAVYADIAGTLADHGRLDEALDWIDRALAKDPTFDCAVHTAHRLRFQRDGDVAHLVALADFVRDHPDDSHEHGDLAECCRGRPWLGQLTPAGGPVPDPLRAAAAGTTVAPTLPAPSAEAAERIRQLAHPAWPHPPAAYDAAVGLATLELADLLGLLVHPPEAPATALGRVLAGQDPSLWVRCVQVWACLGLLHHRTDEPWAGSTRRRVLLELVRDVTDGVAEAALFALVTAAWVDPAVRPDVAGVVAERLADTAALGRERRARIAVSLAHLALAAPDLDPATRDLARELITSTAGTSPRPGPLARLWQRLLAPLRRP, from the coding sequence GTGCCCGAGGACGACCCCGCGCTCTCCGCGGCGGAGGAGCTGGCGCTGGCCCGGCTGGCGCTGGCCGAGGGGGATCTGCCGCACGCCGCCGGGCACGTCGCCGCCGCTCTCGTCCAGGCCCCCACGCTGCCCGAGGTGCACGAGACGCTCGCCCGGCTGGCCGCGGTCAGCGGCAACGACCTGGAGCTCTTCCCGCTCGGTCACCGCGCCTTCGTCGGCGCGGTGGTGGCCCGTGCCCACCTGCTCGCCGCCGCGGGACGCCCCGCCGAGGGGCTCGACCTGCTGGCCGCGGCCACCGGCCACGCGCCCGCGGCCGACTGGGCCGGCGTGCCCTGGGTGACCGCCCCCGACCTGCCCGAACGGCTCGACCCCGAGCGGATCGCCCGGATCCTCATGCAGCTCTGCGCGGCCGTGCCCGACCCGGTCCCGCGCCGGCTGCGTGACCCGCTGCGGCCCTACCTCACGCTGGCCCGCAACGCGGTCACCGTGCATCCCGACCACCCGCTGCTGCTGGGCGCGGCGTCCGCGCTGGCCCGGCGCGTCGGCGAGGCCGCCCTCGCCGTCACCTGGGCCGCCCGCGGGGTACGCGCCGAGCCCAGCAAGCTCGGGGAGGTCTGGCTCGGGTACGCGTACCGCAGTGCCGGCCGGATCCGCGCGGCGCTCGCCGCGCTCGGGCGGGCCGTCGCACATGACCCCGACGACCTCGCGGTCTACGCCGACATCGCCGGCACCCTCGCCGATCACGGCCGGCTCGACGAGGCGCTGGACTGGATCGACCGGGCCCTCGCCAAGGACCCCACCTTCGACTGCGCGGTGCACACCGCGCACCGGCTGCGCTTCCAGCGCGACGGGGACGTGGCCCACCTGGTGGCCCTGGCCGACTTCGTCCGGGACCACCCCGACGACAGCCACGAGCACGGCGACCTGGCCGAATGCTGCCGCGGCCGGCCGTGGCTGGGCCAGTTGACGCCGGCCGGCGGGCCGGTGCCGGACCCGCTGCGGGCCGCCGCCGCGGGCACCACGGTCGCGCCCACGCTGCCGGCGCCCTCGGCCGAGGCGGCGGAGCGGATCCGGCAACTCGCCCACCCGGCCTGGCCGCACCCGCCGGCCGCGTACGACGCCGCGGTCGGGCTGGCCACCCTGGAACTGGCCGACCTGCTCGGCCTGCTGGTGCACCCGCCCGAGGCCCCGGCCACCGCGCTGGGCCGGGTGCTCGCCGGTCAGGACCCGTCGCTCTGGGTGCGCTGCGTGCAGGTCTGGGCCTGCCTCGGCCTGCTGCACCACCGCACCGACGAGCCGTGGGCCGGGTCCACCCGCCGCCGGGTGCTGCTGGAACTGGTCCGGGACGTAACGGACGGGGTCGCCGAGGCCGCGCTGTTCGCCCTGGTCACCGCCGCCTGGGTCGACCCGGCCGTACGCCCCGACGTGGCCGGGGTGGTGGCCGAGCGGCTCGCCGACACGGCGGCCCTGGGCCGGGAGCGCCGGGCGCGGATCGCGGTGTCGCTGGCGCACCTGGCGCTGGCCGCCCCGGATCTCGACCCGGCCACCCGTGACCTCGCCCGCGAACTGATCACCAGCACCGCCGGTACCTCCCCCCGCCCGGGTCCCCTCGCCCGGCTCTGGCAACGCCTCCTGGCCCCCTTGCGTCGCCCCTGA